The stretch of DNA GAGAGATTAAAGGTATAAAAGAAATTGTAAGAATCATTGTTATTGTAGGATTTTTTCGTGTTTTAAAAAGGAGCATAACTAATATGTTCTCCTTTTATATTTTAATGATTTTACTTTTTTAAGTGTATTTTCAATATCTAATTTTTTAATAATATAATTTCGGCCTATTTTAGAAGCTGGGAGTAGCCCCTTTTTAATGTAATTATAGATTGTTAATTCTGCACAGCCTAACAGTTTAGAAACTTCTTGCACGGAATAATTTTCTTTCTCTTTCGCTTTAAGTAAAATAGCTTCTATTTTTATTTCGCTGATTATCACGTCCTTTAATTCTTCAGGTGTCATGTTATGTAATAAGATTGTTTTCATGATGTATTATATTAATTATTCTAACCAATTTAATAAACATCAAAATCACTTTTATTATTTAGTAATCGCTTTATTTCATTAATATCCTTTTTTAATTTATCAATATCACCTTTAGTCGCAGGAAGCGTTTTAGGTGTAAATAATCGTTTGACACCATGTACGGCTGTGTTAGAGACAAAGGATCCTAGTGCGGCGTTCGCAATGGAGGGTACATTGATTTTGTCCATTTTCTGAACACGGTTCTCTAATGACGTGATTGTTCCTTCAATCTTTTTGGTTACTGGAAAAATACTACCTTCAGGTTTGGTTGTGAGTTGTTTTTGGTAATGCCCAGCGATATACTTGTAGTTGTTTCTTTTGTAGCTTGCCATAGTCTTACAGCTGATACAGCAATACATGTGGTTACGCCTTCTGGCGATGAATGTTTCATAGCAATGTTTGCAGTTTTTATCCATAATTGTTGGTTTATTTTGGAATAAAACGTTAAAATAGGTTTAATTTAACGTTTTATCTTCTCATGCTTTTTCCATTGAATTGGATAACATTAAAGTTTTCATATAGCCTGTCAGCCATTCTTTGGTCATAATGATCACCTAATTTTAAAAGTGAACCATTTATGTCATTTTCTAAACCAGACAGAGGGTTAATTGTTAAATGCGTTTTATAGTCCAATGAGCTGCGACGTATAAGTATTTCTTTCATAATATTTACATGACCATAATTATTAGCCATTTTTTCAGAATTTAAGTCATCAAAAAGAATGGTGCCAGTTGTGAAATTTTTGTAAAAAAGTTTACGATCTTCGGAAGTCTCTATGTCTTCATACTTTTCGACAACTTTATAAGTCGGAATTATTTTAAATCTATGAGGGCGGTATTTTTTAAATATTAATTCAAACACTTCCATTATATGTGTTTTTCCAACTCCTACATTTCCAAAAAGTAATAAACCTTTTCTAAAAGAAGGAGCGGATATGTCTGAGCGTAAGTTTTCACAATTGAAAAACGTATCTGATTCTAAAAAATAATGAAATATAGGTTCGATGTTTTTTGCGATAATATCATCGTAAAGAAAAGGTTTGCCCTGTAAATTATGAAATTCAGTTAAAAATAATTTCCATAAAATGTCTTTGTTAAATGGGTGATCCCTTTTTTTTTCTAACGATATATTTTTAAGGCTTATTTTAATCTGATTAAAAATATTGTTGGATTCATTGGTGTTTGAGTTTAAATTTTCCATGATTATCTGTTTGAAGTTGTATTGTTTTTTTGGTTATTGAATGTTGTTGGTTTTTCATTTGATTGCCATTTTTCTAATCGTAATTTGATATCAAAAAAATCGTCTTTTTCACACCGCATTTTGCCTTTTTTAGAATTTAATTCACTCCAATAATTAAAAAAAGAGGATAAAATATTATTTGAATAATTAGAGTGTTCAAAAACTTGTTTTTTGAAATTTTCTTTACGCTGCTCTATTGTTTCATTATTTAATTTCTTTTTATTATTACTTTTTTTAGTTGTTGTTGATTCATTGTTACTCGTATGTTTTCTGTTTGTTATCAATGTTTTGTTTTGATTGTTAATTACTGCATTAGATGATTGCCTGTCGCTATAGCCAATAAGGGTTATTAAAGTGAATTTGTTTGTTGTATGGCGCGTTATGTAACCGCTGGATTCAAGTTTTTTTAACGCGGTTCTAATTTGTTGGATTGATAATGATAATTCTGTAGATAGGTGTTTGTTCGAGGTTACCAATTGCCCCCTTTTAATTTCTATTCCTTGCCATTTTTTATTTAAATAATTGGCGCGTAAAATAAGATGAATAAAAACTCTTGTAGTCTCGGGAGATTGATACCATTCCCAATCCATAATCTCTCTATGTAGTAAAACAAAACCAATCATACTAATCTTGTTTTACGAGTTTTGCGAAGATGTCACTCTTTTTGTAATACACGCGGTTACCTAACCTGTATGAAGGTAAGATGCCGTTTTTTCTCCAATTCCAGAGTGCTTGTTTGGAGCATTTAAGTAGGTTTAAGGTTTCTTCAACTGTTAGTAATTGTTCGTTCTCTTCTTGAGATTGTTTAAATTTCTTAAAGCAGTCTTCTATTTTCTTATCAACACCAATGAGGATAGTTGAGGTAATATCCTCTGGGTTAGCTTGGTAAAAAATAGTTGGTTTTGAATCCATTTTACAATATTTGATTATTCTACACTACAAATATTGGAAACGAATTGGAGGATTCAGGTGCCGGAGGGTGTCGGCACCTAGCCTAAAAGCTTAGAATGAGGCATATAATATTCTGCTTTTTCAAAGCTTATTTTCAAAGATTGGTTTTTTTCATTATCAGGGCTCATGAATTTACTTAGTGTTTCTCTTTTAACCTCTTTTCTTATTTTAAATGAGTTTTGCACTTCAATAGCTAATGCTTTATAATGAATTTCTCCATTTTCTTTTTTTGGAGCTTCTATGTATCCATTTTCTATTAATTGACTTATAAAAAAAGCTAGATGACTAGGTTTACCGTGCCAATTTAATAGATTAAGATTGTTATTGTTTTTTAAGCTTTCTGTCATTTTTATATAATCTAACAGAATTGTTTTTCTTTCTTGTAAATCTTCTATAAGATTCTTACATGCAGCCCAGTGATAGAACATGCTAAATTCAAATTCTCTATGTTTAACTAAGCCATCGGATTTAACAAATCCGTCTTCTAATGCTGTTTGATCAAAATAGTCACCTCCTTCAAGTGAAAAATTTGCGTTGTTAATTATTTTTTCAGTTGATGGAAGTATTTTTAGTTTTAAAGTTTTTATGAGTTTTTCTTCATCTTTAGAGTTTTCATATTGAAAAGAGAGAAAGTCCTCTAATTCTAAAATGTCAATCTCAAATAATGATTTTTTGAGAAAAACTCTCAAGTAAAAATCTTTTTCAAGACTAGGTTTATAATAATTGTAATTGTTTAGTGCGTATTCTGAAGAAGCTTCATCAGTGTTTTTTCTGTCTTTAAATGAAACTTTGTCTACGGCAAATATATTTTGATACATGTGTTTGATTTAAATGTTTTGGTTATTTAAAAAAGGCTGAATCTGCAATTTTAACCGCGCGTTCTTGAGGAGTTACTTTAATATAGTTATAAAATTCTTTTTCCGTGGTGTGTCCACTTAATGCCATAATATCAATTACAGGCATTTTTGATAAATAAGCATTCGTACAGAATGAGCGTCGTGCAGTGTGGGTGCCAATTAAATCGTGTTTGGGTATGGTTTCTTCTTTAATGGTTCCTCCAATAGTAATTTTGGTTGTTATGCCTTCTTTGATTTTTGCTTTTCTTCCGACTTTTTTGATATACTCATTGATTTGCTGGTCAGGTAGTTTAGTTGGTAGGCTACCTTTGTAACGCAAATTCATAATGTCTTTTATTTTTGGGTGGATTGGGATAAAAACTGTTTTTTTTGTTTTCTTTTGATGTATTTCGAAAACCTTTTTTTTATCAAATACTTTTATATTCTTTTTGCTAAGACCGTTATAATCAGAAACCCTTTGACCTGTGTAATATCCAATTAAAAAGATGTCTCGGGCTCTTTCCCAATCTTTATTAAATGATAAATCCAATTTATATAAATCGTCAATTTCTTTGGCTGTTAAGTAAATCGAAGTGCTTTCTTCTGAAACCCTTTTAAAGTCTCGGTGTTTATATTTTAAATTAGTGTTTACGCCATCTTCGGTCGCTCTATTTAACAAGGCAATTACATTTTTTATATGTTTTCCAACCGTGTTTAAAGAAAAGCCTTTTTCTTCCAAAAAATTTACAAAAGCATAATAAAATGCCATGTCGATTTTATCAAAATCTAGTTGATAGTTTTTTTCTTTGTCAAAGTTTTTTATTTGTTTTATGGTTTGTTTGTATGATCTAATAGTGCCAGGGCTTAATTTCATGCTAGCAGCATTAATTAAGTTCTTATCATGCGCTTCAGTGAAATCGTCTGCGTATTTAATGAATTTGATTTTAGCTTCATGAGTATTGGTTCTTCGACCTTTTATTTTATCATATATTGTTTTAAGAACATCTTTGTTTTGCTTTTCTTCTTCAGTTATCTTTGAAAGAGCTTTTACAAATTTCAGTTCAATTTCTTTAAGGCGATTGTTTATTTCTTCTCTATTGTTTATTGTAGATACAGCTCTAATCCTTTGGTTTCTTGAGTCCCAGTTCTTTGGAAATGTTTTAAATCCTGTAGAATATTTTAGTCTATTTCCTCTTCCGTAGCTGTAGTCAAAGATTATTGGTGTTTCTTTTATACTGTTACTTTGTTTTAATCTAAATTTAACTGTTCCTGAGGTTGATTGTATTGTATTCATATTTGTTTCTTTATTAAAAAAGGGACAACATTAGGGACAACATATTCTTTAATTGTGTGGATTTCAAAGATAAGTATATTATTTGAATAAAGTCGTAATGCCTTGATGTAAAGGGGATTTGCGTATTTTGAGTTAAAATAGCATAACATAGATTCAATTAAAAAAAGGTTCAAGTGGGACCACTTTTAGAGATTGATAAAGCCTTGAATATATATATTCAAGGCTTTTTTGTTTTGCTAAACTATACGCGCGAACAATAAATCAAACTTGCTTTTCAATTTACATTTCCAAAATTTAATAAATGTTTTGTTTAACACTTAGGTTGTAGAGGGCTATATTATATTTATACAATATGTTTATAATCAGTGATTTGTAATTGGTTTGGTTTTGGTGGATTAAATATATGCTCAAACCATAGCTTTGTTTTTAAGACTTAAGTTTCTGGAGGGAATCGAGCTTAAAAGCTTCTCAATCGATGCTCTGACCTTTATAGATTTATACTCCTCCATATTACTTTTAGAACAGCGAAAGAAGATATCTAAAACTACATATTGCTATATAGTACTGCATAACATTGTACTCAATAGTAGAACGTATAGAAAAGAAACTAACAATACATATGGCTAGAAGAATTTTTGCAAGTATTGTGTTGTTGTATAATGATATACCTATGGAAATTGTTAGTGAATTATTAGGGGGTTTTAGTATGAAAATAACGCAAGATAACTATGGGAAAGTGGTGCAGAAGATAATTAGTTAGAGATACAGAGGCTAAAGAATAATGACGAGTAAGTAATTACTTGATAGAAAAATTTAGTATGTAGAGAGATGGGATTTTATGGTGTCT from Flavivirga spongiicola encodes:
- a CDS encoding site-specific integrase — its product is MNTIQSTSGTVKFRLKQSNSIKETPIIFDYSYGRGNRLKYSTGFKTFPKNWDSRNQRIRAVSTINNREEINNRLKEIELKFVKALSKITEEEKQNKDVLKTIYDKIKGRRTNTHEAKIKFIKYADDFTEAHDKNLINAASMKLSPGTIRSYKQTIKQIKNFDKEKNYQLDFDKIDMAFYYAFVNFLEEKGFSLNTVGKHIKNVIALLNRATEDGVNTNLKYKHRDFKRVSEESTSIYLTAKEIDDLYKLDLSFNKDWERARDIFLIGYYTGQRVSDYNGLSKKNIKVFDKKKVFEIHQKKTKKTVFIPIHPKIKDIMNLRYKGSLPTKLPDQQINEYIKKVGRKAKIKEGITTKITIGGTIKEETIPKHDLIGTHTARRSFCTNAYLSKMPVIDIMALSGHTTEKEFYNYIKVTPQERAVKIADSAFFK
- a CDS encoding helix-turn-helix domain-containing protein; its protein translation is MKTILLHNMTPEELKDVIISEIKIEAILLKAKEKENYSVQEVSKLLGCAELTIYNYIKKGLLPASKIGRNYIIKKLDIENTLKKVKSLKYKRRTY
- a CDS encoding helix-turn-helix domain-containing protein, which produces MIGFVLLHREIMDWEWYQSPETTRVFIHLILRANYLNKKWQGIEIKRGQLVTSNKHLSTELSLSIQQIRTALKKLESSGYITRHTTNKFTLITLIGYSDRQSSNAVINNQNKTLITNRKHTSNNESTTTKKSNNKKKLNNETIEQRKENFKKQVFEHSNYSNNILSSFFNYWSELNSKKGKMRCEKDDFFDIKLRLEKWQSNEKPTTFNNQKNNTTSNR
- a CDS encoding helix-turn-helix domain-containing protein, which produces MDSKPTIFYQANPEDITSTILIGVDKKIEDCFKKFKQSQEENEQLLTVEETLNLLKCSKQALWNWRKNGILPSYRLGNRVYYKKSDIFAKLVKQD